The window GCTGTCTACGATATCGGTTTCTTCGACCCGGAACCCAAACCCGCGCAGGATGAGCTTGTCGCCCTTATCGGCAGGGCCAAGTCGCTAGGTCTGTCGCCGACTCCCGCCTTTCAGGCCTATCTGAAGGAACGGCTTTCCCTTACCAATCCCGATGCCCTGTTTGCACAGGCGCTCGCTGCCAGCAGTACCCCGCAGATTCTGGGGTATTACATGCAGCTGGGCGGCAGCGCTGGTTCTAAACGTGAGATGGACGGCAGCAGTGCCGGCGTGGCGGCCTATCCGGTACAGAAGAGGCTGGGGGGAGCCGCCGTCCGCTCCGGAGACGAAACGTCTGATGCCTTGCCCTTGCCTCTGGCTGTCGGAGGAAGGGCCAATCTGGCGTTGCTGGCGAAACCTGCGGCGGGACAGGCTGCCTTTAATGTGTTGCCGGATACGGACGGCACTGTCAGGCGCTATCAGATGGCTTTCCGCCTGATGTCTGAAGGGCGCGAGAGCGTGGTCATGCCGCTGGCGGCAGCCCTCTTCGGGCGGGCCGTACCGGAATCGCCTCCCTCCTTGCTGCTGGGGGATGCCGGAATTGCCGGTTGCGAGTGGGGCAGGCATGTCGTCTTCACGGATGAGCAGGGGCGCATGATCCTCAATTATCGCGGACCGGGGGGAACCATTCCCCATATCCCGGCGTGGCGCCTGCTGGACATGGCTGGCGGGCAGACCAAGGGGAACGAGCTGCGCAGGATGATGGAAGGCAAGTTCGTGGTGGCGGGGGTGACCGCGCCTGCCGTGTTCGACATGCGAACCACGCCGTATGAAACGACCTTCCCCGGCGTGGAGATCCATGCCACGGCCCTGGACAACATGTTTGCACAGGATGCCATTTCGCGTCCCGCATGGGCTGCGCTTGCCGATGTGGGAGCCATCTGGACGCTCTGTCTCGCGTGCCTGTTGCTGTTTGTCCGCACGCGTCCTCTTTTTTCCCTCGCCGGTTGCAGCGCATTGTTCGTGGGTTCGCTTATGGGCAACGAGTATGTTCTGGTCCACAAACTGTTCTGGCTGAATCTTGTCTTTCCTCTGCTTGCGCTCACCGCTTCGTTCATTGCGCTTAATACCCACCGCTTCTTATTTGTGGACAGGGAACGGAGACAGATGAGGGCGGCGTTTAACCGTTATCTGGACCGGAACGTGGTGCAGGAGGTCATGGAAAATCCGCAGCAGTTGCGGCTGGGTGGTGAAACGCGTGAACTTACGGTGCTGTTTTGCGATATTGTCGGCTTTACCACGTTTTCGGAACGGATGGAGCCGGAGGTGCTCGTACAGTTGCTCAACAGATACCTCACCTGCATGACGAAGGAAGTCATGCGGGGCA is drawn from Desulfovibrio mangrovi and contains these coding sequences:
- a CDS encoding CHASE2 domain-containing protein; this encodes MDRELRNSIAPLVIVLCVAVLGTCAYFWQPEFLRKAELAAYDMRIKARGVQAGSGKVVIIAIDEESIRRVGRWPWSRAVMARLASALDAAGVKAAVYDIGFFDPEPKPAQDELVALIGRAKSLGLSPTPAFQAYLKERLSLTNPDALFAQALAASSTPQILGYYMQLGGSAGSKREMDGSSAGVAAYPVQKRLGGAAVRSGDETSDALPLPLAVGGRANLALLAKPAAGQAAFNVLPDTDGTVRRYQMAFRLMSEGRESVVMPLAAALFGRAVPESPPSLLLGDAGIAGCEWGRHVVFTDEQGRMILNYRGPGGTIPHIPAWRLLDMAGGQTKGNELRRMMEGKFVVAGVTAPAVFDMRTTPYETTFPGVEIHATALDNMFAQDAISRPAWAALADVGAIWTLCLACLLLFVRTRPLFSLAGCSALFVGSLMGNEYVLVHKLFWLNLVFPLLALTASFIALNTHRFLFVDRERRQMRAAFNRYLDRNVVQEVMENPQQLRLGGETRELTVLFCDIVGFTTFSERMEPEVLVQLLNRYLTCMTKEVMRGRGLLDKYIGDAVMAVFGAPLHFDEHAEAACRTALRMLTGLNALNTELQREGFAPLRVSIGIHTGEMVAGNMGSEERMSYTVIGDAVNIASRLEGQTRKYGCTILCSEATYAQVHDKFWMRPVDRVQVRGREGAVAVYELLGRIEEDCPVTYLSEYYAMLEAMESGNIAQALELAVAMTETAPEDGVAAYYRRLLEEKTHAAG